From the Desulfovibrio legallii genome, one window contains:
- a CDS encoding NUDIX domain-containing protein has product MQRQIRCPHCGKASTVYRNPTPTTDVVIYTPERGVVVIRRDNPPLGYALPGGFIEEGESAEAAALREAWEETGLEVELTGLLGVYSRPDRDPRQHTLSVVFTGRPLHPETLRAGDDAAQAAFYPLNALPTPLAFDHADILADFRQALAGKRGLAGLQPPVPLTPAPGGEA; this is encoded by the coding sequence ATGCAACGCCAAATCCGCTGCCCGCACTGCGGCAAAGCCTCTACCGTCTACCGCAACCCCACGCCCACCACGGATGTGGTCATCTACACGCCGGAACGCGGCGTGGTCGTCATCCGCCGGGACAACCCGCCCCTGGGCTACGCCCTGCCGGGCGGCTTCATTGAAGAAGGCGAATCCGCCGAAGCCGCCGCCCTGCGCGAGGCTTGGGAGGAAACCGGCCTTGAAGTGGAACTCACCGGCCTGCTGGGCGTCTATTCCCGGCCGGACCGCGACCCCCGTCAGCACACCCTGAGCGTGGTCTTCACGGGCCGCCCCCTGCACCCCGAAACGCTCCGGGCCGGAGACGACGCCGCCCAGGCCGCCTTCTACCCCCTGAACGCCCTGCCCACGCCCCTGGCCTTTGACCACGCGGACATCCTGGCCGACTTTCGCCAGGCCCTGGCCGGCAAACGCGGCCTGGCCGGGCTGCAGCCCCCCGTGCCCCTGACGCCCGCGCCCGGCGGGGAGGCCTGA
- the fliN gene encoding flagellar motor switch protein FliN: MAQDDQEALAAQWAAELEKEAQGKDAAPAGAADQSAPGPAAGDAEGSAGGDAKQDEDALAAQWAEALAKDEEGKESAAPENAGLSGHAVDAHFRDMTEMARQPRDNNLKRELDFILDIPLDVSAELGRTRLLINELLQLGQGSVVELNKLAGEPLEVYVNGKLVARGEAVVINEKFGVRLTDIISPIERVKQLG, translated from the coding sequence ATGGCGCAGGACGATCAGGAAGCTCTGGCCGCCCAGTGGGCGGCGGAACTGGAAAAGGAAGCGCAGGGCAAGGACGCGGCCCCCGCCGGGGCGGCGGACCAGAGCGCCCCCGGGCCTGCCGCCGGCGACGCGGAGGGCAGTGCGGGCGGCGACGCCAAGCAGGACGAAGACGCCCTGGCCGCCCAGTGGGCCGAGGCCCTGGCCAAGGACGAGGAAGGCAAAGAATCCGCCGCGCCGGAAAACGCCGGGCTGAGCGGACACGCCGTGGACGCCCACTTCAGGGACATGACGGAAATGGCCCGCCAGCCCAGGGACAACAACCTCAAGCGCGAGCTGGACTTTATCCTGGACATCCCCCTGGACGTCTCGGCGGAACTTGGCCGGACCCGCCTGCTCATCAACGAGCTGCTGCAACTGGGCCAGGGCTCCGTGGTGGAGCTCAACAAACTGGCGGGCGAGCCGCTGGAGGTCTACGTCAACGGCAAGCTGGTGGCGCGCGGCGAGGCCGTGGTCATTAACGAAAAATTCGGCGTGCGCCTCACGGACATCATCAGCCCCATTGAGAGGGTCAAACAGCTTGGCTAG
- the era gene encoding GTPase Era, with protein sequence MTDQHHRCGRVALMGPPNAGKSTLLNALLGQKVTIVTPKPQTTRNQIVGILTDPGSQIIFMDTPGLTQLRGRLSKTMLQAVWQSLGQADVIMPVLDAHLYIRHPEFLERDLAPVAQALASDTRPMIVVVNKVDLFADKSRMLPLLTTLHEMWPGAEIFPASALLRDGLPELAALVRSRLPQGPAEFPEDQISTAPLRFMAAEIIREKLFLHLRQEVPYAVAVDVENWEEDAERGQTLIQAVIYVARPMHKAMVIGRAGAGIKEIGTEARKDIIELVGGKVHLELWVKVREHWTEDVAFLRDMGLMAE encoded by the coding sequence ATGACGGACCAGCACCACCGCTGTGGCCGGGTGGCCCTTATGGGGCCGCCCAATGCGGGCAAATCCACCCTGCTCAACGCTCTTCTGGGGCAGAAGGTGACCATTGTCACCCCCAAGCCGCAGACCACGCGCAACCAGATTGTGGGCATCCTCACAGATCCGGGCTCGCAGATCATCTTTATGGATACGCCGGGCCTTACCCAGCTGCGCGGCCGCCTGAGCAAAACCATGCTCCAGGCCGTCTGGCAGAGCCTGGGCCAGGCGGACGTCATCATGCCCGTGCTGGACGCCCACCTCTACATCCGCCACCCGGAATTCCTGGAGCGCGACCTGGCCCCCGTGGCCCAGGCCCTTGCCAGCGATACGCGCCCCATGATCGTGGTGGTCAACAAGGTGGACCTGTTTGCGGATAAAAGCCGCATGCTGCCGCTGCTCACCACGCTGCACGAGATGTGGCCCGGGGCCGAAATCTTCCCGGCCTCGGCCCTGCTGCGCGACGGCCTGCCCGAGCTGGCGGCCCTGGTGCGCTCCCGCCTGCCGCAAGGCCCGGCGGAGTTTCCTGAAGACCAGATCTCCACGGCTCCCCTGCGCTTCATGGCGGCGGAGATCATCCGCGAAAAGCTCTTTCTGCACCTGCGCCAGGAGGTGCCCTACGCCGTGGCCGTGGATGTGGAAAACTGGGAAGAAGATGCGGAGCGCGGCCAGACCCTCATCCAGGCCGTCATCTATGTGGCCCGGCCCATGCACAAGGCCATGGTCATCGGCCGGGCCGGGGCGGGCATCAAGGAAATCGGCACCGAGGCCCGCAAGGATATTATTGAGCTGGTGGGCGGCAAGGTGCACCTGGAGCTCTGGGTCAAGGTGCGCGAACACTGGACGGAAGACGTGGCCTTTCTGCGCGATATGGGCCTCATGGCGGAATAG
- a CDS encoding UbiD family decarboxylase, translating into MTGWRTLRECLTDLEAHGQLVRVDAPVDPYLELAAIQRRAFRAKAPALLFTRVKGTSFPVLTNLFGTRERLCHIFRHSLPTARALLQAAADPAAALRRPWSFFAALPGLPRLLPRVKRAGPQPARTAPVLECRCALGDLPQITAWPGDGGPFITLPLVYSEDPDTPGPQAANLGMYRVQLAGNDYAPNEVGLHYQIHRGLGVHHAHALARGLALPVHVYVGGPPGLTVAAVMPLPEGLSELRFAGLLDGRRCALARTPELPLPVLAQADFCLSGHILPGLKPEGPFGDHVGYYSLTHDFPVLQVEAVFHRKDAVWPCTAVGRPPQEDTVFGDFIHELTGPLVPRVFHGVREVHAVDAAGVHPLLLALGSERYTPYEAARRPRELLTAALHLLGTTQTALAKYVLLAAHEDAPGLSARDVPAFLRHILERTDFARDLHFLTRSTGDTLDYTGTDLHEGSKLIWAAAGPARRRLGTELSGPAADLPTLPQGFGPVRVAGPGLLVVGGPRHTLERNRQDPRMEELARALAAWPGREAFPLLTVADDADFCAADLDNFLWVTFTRSDPAADVYGVRAATRAKHWSCEAPLLVDARQKPFHAPPLEEDPAVVRKVEALAAPGGPLHNLL; encoded by the coding sequence ATGACCGGCTGGCGCACCCTGCGGGAATGCCTGACGGACCTGGAAGCCCATGGTCAGCTCGTGCGCGTGGACGCGCCGGTGGATCCGTATCTGGAGCTGGCCGCCATCCAGCGCCGGGCCTTCCGGGCCAAGGCTCCGGCCCTGCTCTTTACCCGCGTGAAGGGCACGTCCTTCCCCGTGCTCACCAATCTGTTCGGCACGCGGGAGCGGCTCTGCCACATTTTCCGTCACAGCCTGCCCACGGCGCGCGCCCTGCTGCAGGCCGCCGCCGACCCCGCCGCCGCCCTCCGCCGGCCCTGGAGCTTTTTCGCCGCGCTGCCGGGCCTGCCGCGCCTTCTGCCCCGCGTGAAGCGAGCAGGCCCACAACCAGCCAGAACCGCGCCAGTGCTGGAATGCCGTTGCGCGCTCGGCGATTTGCCGCAGATCACGGCCTGGCCTGGCGACGGCGGCCCCTTCATCACTCTGCCCCTGGTCTACAGCGAGGATCCGGACACTCCCGGCCCCCAGGCCGCCAACCTGGGCATGTACCGCGTGCAGCTGGCGGGCAACGACTACGCCCCGAACGAAGTGGGCCTGCACTACCAGATCCATCGGGGGCTGGGCGTGCACCACGCCCACGCCCTGGCCAGGGGCCTGGCCCTGCCCGTGCACGTCTATGTGGGCGGCCCCCCCGGCCTCACCGTGGCGGCGGTCATGCCCCTGCCCGAAGGCCTCTCGGAGCTGCGCTTCGCCGGTCTGCTGGACGGACGGCGCTGCGCCCTTGCCCGCACGCCAGAGCTGCCCCTGCCCGTGCTTGCCCAGGCGGATTTCTGCCTCAGCGGGCACATCCTGCCCGGCCTCAAACCCGAAGGCCCCTTTGGCGACCATGTGGGCTACTACAGCCTGACCCACGATTTTCCGGTACTGCAGGTGGAGGCCGTTTTCCACCGCAAGGACGCCGTCTGGCCCTGCACGGCCGTAGGCCGCCCGCCGCAGGAGGATACGGTCTTCGGCGATTTTATCCACGAGCTCACCGGGCCGCTGGTGCCGCGCGTCTTCCACGGGGTGCGCGAGGTGCACGCCGTGGACGCCGCCGGGGTCCATCCCCTGCTGCTGGCCCTGGGCAGCGAACGCTACACGCCCTATGAGGCCGCCCGCCGCCCGCGCGAGCTGCTCACCGCCGCCCTGCACCTGCTGGGAACCACACAGACCGCCCTGGCCAAATACGTGCTGCTGGCCGCGCACGAGGACGCCCCCGGCCTTTCGGCCCGCGACGTGCCCGCGTTTTTGCGCCATATTCTGGAGCGCACGGACTTTGCCCGCGATCTGCACTTCCTTACCCGCAGCACGGGCGATACCCTGGACTACACGGGAACAGACCTGCACGAAGGCTCCAAGCTCATCTGGGCCGCGGCGGGCCCGGCCCGGCGGCGGCTGGGCACGGAGCTGAGCGGCCCGGCGGCGGACCTGCCAACCCTGCCCCAGGGCTTCGGCCCCGTACGCGTGGCCGGCCCCGGCCTGCTTGTGGTGGGCGGCCCGCGCCATACCCTGGAGCGCAACCGCCAGGATCCGCGTATGGAAGAGCTGGCGCGCGCCCTGGCGGCCTGGCCGGGGCGGGAGGCCTTTCCCCTGCTGACCGTGGCGGACGACGCGGACTTCTGCGCCGCCGACCTGGATAATTTTCTCTGGGTGACCTTCACCCGCTCGGACCCGGCGGCGGACGTGTACGGCGTCCGCGCCGCCACACGGGCCAAGCACTGGTCCTGTGAAGCGCCCCTCCTGGTGGACGCCCGCCAAAAGCCCTTCCACGCCCCCCCCCTGGAAGAGGATCCGGCCGTCGTCCGCAAGGTGGAAGCTCTGGCCGCCCCTGGCGGCCCTTTGCACAATCTTCTTTAA
- a CDS encoding VUT family protein: MFTLFTYMALIVGVNWGFAVTPLIALPNGEMWPPMSLVVGFIFVVRDYAQRRVGHHVLWAMLVGCVVSWYMATPQLAVASAAAFAVGELGDWALYTFTRRPFSQRILLSSLLGAPLDSIVFLGLIGLATPWSVVIMSLSKLVGALLVFWLVRRRELREYALAEPRP; the protein is encoded by the coding sequence ATGTTTACGCTGTTTACCTATATGGCCCTCATCGTGGGCGTGAACTGGGGCTTTGCCGTTACGCCGCTCATTGCGCTGCCCAACGGCGAAATGTGGCCGCCCATGTCCCTGGTGGTGGGCTTCATTTTTGTGGTGCGGGACTATGCCCAGCGTCGCGTGGGGCACCATGTGCTCTGGGCCATGCTGGTGGGCTGCGTGGTGAGCTGGTACATGGCCACGCCGCAACTGGCCGTGGCCAGCGCCGCCGCCTTCGCCGTGGGCGAACTGGGCGATTGGGCGCTGTACACCTTTACCCGGCGTCCTTTTTCGCAGCGCATCCTGCTTTCCAGCCTGCTGGGCGCGCCGCTGGACAGCATCGTTTTTCTGGGGCTCATCGGCCTGGCCACGCCCTGGTCTGTGGTCATCATGAGCCTGAGCAAGCTGGTGGGCGCGTTGCTGGTTTTCTGGCTGGTGCGGCGGCGCGAACTGCGCGAATACGCCCTGGCCGAACCGCGCCCGTAA
- the fliP gene encoding flagellar type III secretion system pore protein FliP (The bacterial flagellar biogenesis protein FliP forms a type III secretion system (T3SS)-type pore required for flagellar assembly.): protein MSHPKPLFSRLWIRPVATLTAASLPLLLLPGLAQAAQDIATPALQLTLSGGVQSPEKVSVLLEILFLLTVLSVAPAIMLTVTSFTRIIIVFSFLRQAMGVQQLPPTQILASLAIFMTVVIMFPVGKEINDQALQPYLSEQIDYKVALDRAQAPLRTFMFKHTREKDLSVFYAISNMEAPRNKDEVPTMLLAAAYVISELKTAFTIGFLIYIPFLVLDMVISSVLLAMGMMMLPPMMVSMPFKLLLFVMVDGWNLLVGSLVNSFLL from the coding sequence ATGAGCCACCCGAAACCCCTTTTCAGCAGGCTATGGATCAGGCCCGTCGCGACGCTGACGGCCGCTAGCCTGCCCCTCCTGCTCCTGCCGGGCCTGGCCCAGGCCGCGCAGGACATTGCCACGCCAGCCCTGCAGCTCACCCTTTCGGGCGGGGTCCAGTCGCCGGAAAAAGTCTCGGTCCTGCTGGAAATTCTTTTTCTGCTCACCGTGCTTTCCGTGGCTCCGGCCATCATGCTCACGGTCACCAGCTTCACCCGCATCATCATCGTCTTCAGCTTTCTGCGCCAGGCCATGGGCGTCCAGCAGCTGCCGCCCACCCAGATTCTGGCGAGCCTCGCCATTTTTATGACGGTGGTCATCATGTTCCCCGTGGGCAAGGAGATCAACGACCAGGCCCTCCAGCCCTACCTCAGCGAACAGATCGACTACAAAGTGGCCCTGGACCGCGCCCAGGCCCCGCTGCGCACCTTCATGTTCAAGCACACGCGCGAGAAGGACCTCTCCGTCTTCTACGCCATCAGCAACATGGAGGCCCCACGCAACAAGGACGAAGTCCCCACCATGCTCCTGGCCGCCGCTTACGTCATCAGCGAGCTGAAAACCGCCTTTACCATCGGCTTCCTCATCTACATCCCCTTTCTGGTGCTGGATATGGTCATCTCCAGCGTGCTGCTGGCCATGGGCATGATGATGCTGCCGCCCATGATGGTCTCCATGCCCTTCAAGCTGCTGCTCTTCGTCATGGTGGACGGCTGGAACCTGCTGGTGGGCTCGCTGGTCAACAGTTTTCTCTTATAA
- a CDS encoding flagellar basal body-associated FliL family protein, with product MAAKEKEAPALPEGQAENPKKRSRLKRIIIIAAILLMTLSGAGLGAYWWLYLRTPAAGDAAPEAPAAAAPADGQSHGQAKTPGSAPGGQAAPGQAAPNGQSEPQGARIERQSDLPRSAGMVLPLPPVTVNLADPAGRRYLKLGMEVEVNADVSKELQTNSARVRDAVIMLLAGKSYADIASPEGKILLKAEVAARLNQILGAQRVIRVYFTDFVVE from the coding sequence ATGGCGGCCAAGGAAAAAGAAGCGCCGGCCCTGCCTGAGGGGCAGGCCGAAAATCCCAAAAAGCGTTCGCGCCTTAAACGCATCATCATTATTGCGGCCATCCTGCTCATGACCCTGAGCGGGGCCGGATTGGGCGCATACTGGTGGCTCTACCTGCGCACGCCCGCCGCGGGCGACGCCGCGCCGGAAGCCCCGGCGGCCGCGGCCCCCGCAGACGGGCAAAGCCACGGGCAGGCCAAAACGCCGGGCAGCGCGCCGGGCGGGCAGGCCGCGCCGGGGCAGGCCGCCCCGAACGGCCAAAGCGAACCCCAGGGCGCGCGCATTGAGCGGCAAAGCGATCTGCCCCGCAGCGCGGGCATGGTGCTGCCCTTGCCGCCCGTCACCGTCAACCTGGCTGACCCCGCGGGGCGCCGCTACCTCAAACTGGGCATGGAGGTGGAGGTTAACGCCGACGTCTCCAAGGAGCTTCAGACCAACAGCGCGCGGGTGCGCGACGCGGTGATCATGCTTCTGGCGGGCAAAAGCTATGCGGACATAGCCTCCCCGGAGGGCAAAATTCTGCTCAAGGCCGAGGTGGCGGCCCGGCTCAACCAGATTCTGGGGGCGCAACGGGTTATCCGCGTGTATTTTACGGATTTTGTGGTGGAATAA
- a CDS encoding YggS family pyridoxal phosphate-dependent enzyme — translation MESPLLQRYRNLQERLEAACARAGRPRADVTLVAVSKLHPAADIAALARIGQADFGENYVQEALQKQADLAADPACGSVRWHMIGHVQHRKAAQVAGAFHLLHSLDSRRLAEALERRLAAQQQRQAVLIEVNLAAETQKSGLGAEDLPALADYVCEGCPHLELRGLMCLPPVFDAGDAARPHFARLRDLRDALSLRLGLPLPELSMGMSGDFAGAVAEGATLVRIGTDIFGPRPARG, via the coding sequence ATGGAAAGCCCCTTGCTGCAGCGCTACCGGAATCTGCAGGAGCGGCTGGAAGCCGCCTGCGCCCGCGCCGGACGCCCCCGCGCTGACGTGACCCTGGTGGCCGTTTCCAAGCTGCACCCCGCAGCGGACATCGCCGCCCTGGCCCGTATCGGACAAGCGGATTTCGGCGAAAATTACGTCCAGGAGGCCTTGCAGAAGCAGGCCGACCTGGCGGCGGACCCGGCCTGCGGCAGCGTTCGCTGGCATATGATCGGGCATGTGCAGCACCGCAAGGCCGCCCAGGTGGCCGGGGCCTTCCATCTGCTGCACAGCCTGGACTCCCGCCGCCTGGCCGAGGCTCTGGAGCGGCGGCTGGCGGCGCAGCAACAGCGTCAGGCCGTGCTTATTGAAGTGAACCTGGCTGCAGAGACGCAAAAATCCGGCCTGGGGGCTGAGGATTTGCCCGCACTGGCCGATTATGTCTGTGAAGGCTGTCCGCACCTGGAGCTGCGGGGGCTCATGTGCCTGCCCCCGGTCTTTGATGCGGGCGATGCCGCCCGGCCCCACTTTGCCCGGCTGCGCGACCTGCGCGACGCCCTGAGCCTGCGCCTGGGCCTGCCCCTGCCGGAGCTTTCCATGGGCATGAGCGGCGATTTTGCCGGGGCCGTGGCCGAAGGGGCCACCCTGGTGCGCATCGGCACGGATATTTTCGGCCCGCGCCCCGCCAGGGGCTGA
- the fliQ gene encoding flagellar biosynthesis protein FliQ: MTPDFVVGFGRQAIELCLMMALPMLAVGLGVGVVVSVIQAATQIQEMTLTFIPKIVCMFLALLLALPWLMERMITFTREVIINIPNYIR, encoded by the coding sequence ATGACACCCGATTTCGTCGTCGGCTTCGGCCGCCAGGCCATTGAACTCTGCCTCATGATGGCCCTGCCCATGCTGGCCGTGGGCCTGGGCGTGGGCGTGGTGGTCAGCGTCATTCAGGCCGCCACCCAGATCCAGGAAATGACCCTGACCTTCATCCCCAAGATCGTCTGCATGTTCCTGGCCCTGCTTTTGGCCCTGCCCTGGCTCATGGAGCGCATGATCACGTTCACCAGAGAGGTCATCATTAATATTCCCAACTACATACGGTAG
- the nadE gene encoding NAD(+) synthase: MKIALLQCNSVTGDVAGNTKHILEVARQAAAAGAELCVTPELALCGVAPGHYLCAEDFAGGCRRALDQLAAALAQGPALLVGAPVPSVYASGLLSNAAVLVHKGGWQVVSRKVYQNLGQNQGQAPGAAPSQDEDARYFDRGISCGIVTLGGWRLGVVLCEDALNEESAFWKTRYASGHNPLMELVQRGVDAIVHMAASPFCVGAQEAGEHMLSHVAARHHVHLFSVNLAGGNDSRIYNGQSLAFDPTGQLLARGKAFAEDVLVVDTAANQNGKAPEPLCASEEEACWRALVLGTGDFVRKCGLSRAIVAISGGMDSALVCSVAVEALGAENVTGVLLPSPHSSAGSVKDAAALAANLGIATVAIPIGPLMDAFAAALKPGLDLFPELPGDVTFENVQARIRGTLITSLANRAQALVLNTGNKSEGAMGYCTLYGDSVGALAVIGDLTKTQVYAVGRWYNAHRGKEIIPEDIFTKAPSAELRPGQKDSDSLLPYEELDPILEDLLLPSAPGSAQLTPQRMEVRRKLFAAEFKRRQEPLALHLSRVPFGAAWQTPVAGRYRLPETK; this comes from the coding sequence ATGAAAATCGCCCTCTTGCAGTGCAACAGCGTCACCGGCGACGTGGCCGGCAACACGAAACACATCCTTGAGGTCGCCCGCCAGGCGGCCGCAGCCGGGGCCGAACTGTGCGTCACGCCGGAACTGGCCCTCTGCGGCGTGGCCCCAGGGCACTACCTTTGCGCCGAAGACTTTGCCGGGGGCTGCCGCCGGGCTCTGGATCAGCTGGCCGCGGCCCTGGCCCAGGGCCCTGCCCTGCTGGTAGGCGCGCCCGTGCCCAGCGTGTACGCCTCAGGCCTGTTGTCCAACGCGGCCGTGCTGGTGCACAAAGGCGGCTGGCAGGTGGTCTCGCGCAAGGTCTACCAGAACCTGGGCCAGAATCAGGGCCAGGCCCCCGGTGCGGCCCCCTCCCAGGACGAGGACGCCCGCTACTTTGACCGGGGCATCTCCTGCGGCATTGTGACACTTGGCGGCTGGCGGCTGGGCGTGGTGCTCTGCGAAGACGCCCTCAACGAAGAGAGCGCCTTCTGGAAAACCCGCTACGCCAGCGGGCACAATCCGCTCATGGAGCTGGTGCAGCGCGGGGTGGACGCCATCGTCCACATGGCCGCCTCGCCCTTCTGCGTGGGCGCGCAGGAAGCGGGCGAACACATGCTCTCCCATGTGGCGGCCCGGCACCATGTGCATTTGTTTTCCGTAAACCTGGCGGGCGGCAACGACAGCCGGATCTACAACGGCCAGAGCCTGGCCTTTGACCCCACGGGCCAGCTCCTGGCGCGGGGCAAGGCCTTCGCCGAAGACGTGCTGGTGGTGGATACCGCCGCCAACCAGAACGGCAAGGCCCCCGAACCTCTCTGCGCCAGCGAAGAGGAAGCCTGCTGGCGCGCCCTGGTGCTGGGCACAGGCGACTTTGTGCGCAAGTGCGGCCTCTCGCGGGCCATCGTGGCCATTTCCGGCGGCATGGATTCGGCCCTGGTCTGCAGCGTGGCCGTAGAAGCCCTGGGCGCGGAAAACGTCACCGGCGTCCTGCTGCCTTCCCCCCACAGCAGCGCGGGCAGCGTCAAGGACGCCGCAGCCCTGGCCGCCAACCTGGGCATCGCCACCGTCGCCATACCCATCGGTCCCCTCATGGACGCCTTTGCCGCTGCCCTCAAGCCCGGCCTGGACCTCTTCCCTGAGCTGCCCGGCGATGTCACCTTTGAGAACGTTCAGGCCCGCATCCGGGGCACGCTCATCACTTCCCTGGCCAACCGCGCCCAGGCCCTGGTGCTCAATACGGGCAACAAAAGCGAAGGGGCCATGGGCTACTGCACCCTGTACGGCGATTCCGTGGGCGCGCTGGCCGTTATCGGCGACCTGACCAAAACCCAGGTCTACGCTGTGGGCCGCTGGTACAACGCCCACCGCGGCAAGGAGATCATCCCGGAGGACATCTTCACCAAAGCGCCCTCGGCGGAACTGCGCCCAGGCCAGAAGGATTCGGACAGCCTCCTGCCTTACGAAGAACTGGACCCCATCCTGGAAGACCTGCTGCTGCCCTCCGCCCCAGGCTCGGCGCAGCTCACGCCCCAGCGCATGGAGGTGCGGCGCAAGCTCTTTGCTGCGGAATTCAAACGCCGCCAGGAGCCCCTGGCCCTGCACCTGAGCCGCGTGCCCTTCGGCGCGGCCTGGCAGACGCCCGTGGCGGGCCGCTACCGCCTGCCCGAAACCAAATGA
- the fliO gene encoding flagellar biosynthetic protein FliO, whose product MASPTPLLSGFIALADAGGQAAGVAAGQGAGQAAASQAAGQAATLGQSAFSWGGYAQAIGVLFLLLGVLWLAVWLVRRFGKFNFMPRPGALPRGALVMEAQLPLGPRKGLMVVRFLNKRLLLGVTDQQITLLHEEEAHHEPPETPFQQAMDQARRDADGR is encoded by the coding sequence TTGGCTAGCCCCACGCCCCTGCTTTCAGGCTTCATAGCCCTGGCGGACGCCGGCGGGCAGGCCGCGGGCGTGGCCGCCGGACAAGGCGCCGGTCAGGCCGCAGCAAGCCAGGCGGCCGGTCAGGCCGCGACCCTGGGGCAAAGCGCCTTCAGCTGGGGCGGCTATGCCCAGGCCATCGGCGTGCTGTTTCTGCTGCTGGGGGTGCTCTGGCTGGCCGTCTGGCTGGTCCGGCGCTTCGGCAAGTTCAATTTTATGCCGCGTCCGGGGGCTCTGCCGCGCGGCGCGCTGGTCATGGAGGCCCAATTGCCCCTGGGACCGCGCAAGGGACTTATGGTGGTACGCTTCTTGAATAAAAGGCTGCTGCTGGGGGTTACCGACCAGCAGATTACCCTTTTGCACGAGGAAGAGGCGCACCATGAGCCACCCGAAACCCCTTTTCAGCAGGCTATGGATCAGGCCCGTCGCGACGCTGACGGCCGCTAG
- the thiC gene encoding phosphomethylpyrimidine synthase ThiC has product MSRQLLSQNAALRGLLDRHLADLASQEQLAPETVTDALEAGSMVLLGNPAHPGLEPILVGQPASVKVNANIGTSPLCNCPHTEERKIKAALDAGAHTVMDLSIAGDLDALRTGMLAACPRPLGTVPLYAVGQRILDADKDIASMHPDQLFDEIAKQARQGVDFMTVHCGLSRRGAEMAVKNNRALGIVSRGGSMLARWMLENDRENPLLEDFDRLVEICRPHNVTLSLGDGLRPGAGVDAGDAAQWEEVINLGQLARYALERGVQCMIEGPGHVPLNQVRTQIQGIKRLTHNAPLYVLGPLCCDSAPGYDHIAGAIGGALAVEAGVDFLCYLTPAEHLTLPDEADVRAGVMASRVAAQVGEVALGRPRAVAREAAMNQARRALDWDGMAKAALDPGTLAKRREAHKSEEVCAMCGKFCAVKMLQGK; this is encoded by the coding sequence ATGTCCCGACAACTCCTTTCCCAGAACGCCGCCCTGCGCGGGCTGCTCGACCGGCACCTCGCCGACCTGGCCAGCCAGGAGCAGCTTGCCCCCGAAACCGTCACCGACGCCCTGGAAGCGGGCAGCATGGTCCTGCTGGGCAACCCCGCCCATCCGGGCCTTGAGCCCATCCTGGTGGGCCAGCCCGCCAGCGTCAAGGTCAACGCCAATATCGGCACATCCCCCCTGTGCAACTGCCCGCATACTGAAGAGCGCAAAATCAAGGCCGCGCTGGATGCCGGGGCCCATACGGTCATGGATCTTTCCATCGCCGGGGATCTGGACGCCCTGCGCACGGGCATGCTGGCGGCCTGCCCCCGGCCCCTGGGCACGGTGCCCCTTTATGCCGTGGGCCAGCGCATCCTAGACGCGGACAAAGACATCGCCAGCATGCACCCGGACCAGCTTTTTGACGAGATTGCCAAACAGGCGCGCCAGGGCGTGGACTTCATGACCGTGCACTGCGGCCTTTCCCGCCGTGGTGCGGAAATGGCCGTCAAAAACAACCGCGCGCTGGGCATCGTTTCGCGCGGCGGCTCCATGCTGGCCCGCTGGATGCTGGAAAACGACCGCGAAAACCCTCTGCTGGAAGATTTTGACCGCCTGGTGGAAATCTGCCGTCCCCACAACGTCACCCTTTCCCTGGGCGACGGCCTGCGCCCCGGCGCGGGCGTAGACGCGGGCGACGCGGCCCAGTGGGAGGAAGTCATCAACCTGGGGCAACTGGCCCGCTACGCTCTGGAGCGCGGCGTGCAGTGCATGATCGAAGGCCCCGGACATGTGCCGCTTAACCAGGTGCGCACCCAGATTCAGGGCATCAAGCGCCTTACCCACAACGCCCCGCTCTATGTGCTGGGCCCCTTGTGCTGCGACAGCGCCCCCGGCTACGACCACATTGCCGGGGCCATTGGCGGCGCGCTGGCCGTGGAGGCGGGCGTGGACTTCCTCTGCTACCTTACCCCGGCCGAACACCTGACCCTGCCCGACGAGGCCGACGTGCGCGCCGGGGTCATGGCCTCCCGCGTGGCCGCGCAGGTGGGCGAAGTGGCCTTGGGCCGCCCCCGCGCCGTGGCTCGCGAAGCCGCCATGAATCAGGCCCGCCGCGCCCTGGACTGGGACGGCATGGCCAAGGCCGCCCTGGACCCCGGCACCCTGGCCAAACGCCGGGAGGCCCACAAGAGTGAAGAAGTCTGCGCCATGTGCGGCAAATTCTGCGCCGTAAAGATGCTGCAGGGCAAATAA